In Asterias rubens chromosome 2, eAstRub1.3, whole genome shotgun sequence, the sequence CAAGTTTGATCAgcgaccatttgtcaaccactaaTCAATGTTCTTTGCATGAcatacatcctgggtaccaggcaaaatcccCCAATGGTCGACAATTGTCAACTTTAGTCCCTTGATAGAACTTGCCTCTAAGTTacaggttttctcggtcaatttcggcaaatgagcagccaatttaaccaccaagctattctatttcgcgcgaaatcgaatgctactgaaaagggtcattcgatttcgttttatgattagtcaaatgtaatgttgcgtcattcgactaaacaaaaataatcattcaatatttaacaattcatcaaagcagcattcaaattcgcaacgcttcttgaggcgtgtgtgccacgaaaaagaatgacgatacgctaaattaaacagagtgctaaaggaattggAATCGActtaaaacgaaattgaatggccaaaTTCTGattttgaaacgcagtaacaactggagaggcaaaacagctttaactcgaacgcatgaaaatgaaattggctgttttttttctgaaattggccgagaaaacctatataacAAAGCACTGGACCAATACAATGGAAACAATGATAATTGCTCCTTTGTGTGAAATCTTGGCAAATAACGCTTCGATATTTTCTCTGTCGATCAGTGGCCCAATTTAATTACTTGGTTCTTCCAAGTCCCCTTATTTTGTCGCGATTCTCATCAAGGTTAATATAATCACTGCACTGGCGGCGAAGCAGGCCAAAAAGaacatttacaagtaaaaatgGTTCATATGTATTTACTAATTTCGAATCATACTGAAACTAGTATTCGGTTTAACCAACGAACCAAGCGGACGGACTATTATGTGGACTTTTGGGTGAGTGTTCGCGTTTGTGGTTGGCCTATACAACAAAAGGGGTGGGGTCTGATTTGCCAATATTGAGAGACTTGATGCAATCTAAAAATGTAGTACAAACATTTTTAGGCATTGTGTAAATCATTGGGAAAGTCACTAAATTCGCATCAAGAGTACAAAGGACAACGCGTGCAAAACACATCTTTATACAGGGTGAATAGCGTAGAATATGTTCTATtgtaacacacctcttgcttgttctgtattttggttggctgaaacacggtcacgtgggatgaactaatatagtctagtgttCTCGCGCGCGtgtttgcgggaactagtacccgtctttgaaaatagtgcccggttacagcgccccctcttgacttgaaccgtgaactgCAGCTACAAAACTTCCTGTCTTTTCCAAATTTCCGCTGTTCTTActtgacatttaagaccgagctctgatataaaacacatattgactgccataattcggtaactagtgtacgtctattccccctcgggcctttgagtgaccagaagaggggcctttACTTCCTTCGGCATTGGGAAAATGGTCCCtattctggtcactcaaagtcctcGGGGAAGTAGACGTACACTGGTTACCCCATTGCCAGTATGTGTATAATAGTCCTTCTTCGTGTACAATGTGTTTTCCTGGCTAATGAAAAGAATGGCTGAATTTGAATCCATGTAGCCGAgacttaaagcaatcgcacaacatcggttgTCAGtaattgtccaaaggcccacacttcgtgtatcacaacttatacatcaagtaacaaacctgtgaacaatagGCTtaaccggtcatcggagtcgagaaataacgggaaaaccaactcttgtttccgcacgtttcgccgtgtcataacatgtgtttaaaataaatccgttatctCGTTTatcatcgagaattgataatattgttttggtaaatgttttctaaaaaagtaatgCATTTTATGGAATCGACTattaccttctgcaaaccctgtaaagttgtttgtaaatatgttaacttttattttttgttctgttcaggtgtttaatggctttaaataagtTCAGCTAGAAGTGGAAGTGACAAGAAAATCTActgctggctggctggctggctggctggctggctggctggctggctggctggatGAAGTTGAAGGTTTCTTTGGAGTGTGTGGTATTGTTTTTTCTGACGATGTGGCGTTCTACAAGGTAGGACAAGATCTTGAGGACATCGAATGGTAAGAGAAGATCTAACCCAGTTATCTCCTCATTATTTTCTGCAGGAAGTTCGACTATGTACTTGCTGATGTTGTCAACTTGTGTTATTATGGTGATTGTCAACAGTTTCTGGTTAATTATTTCCCCTGTGTGGCATATTGGTCGTGTCCAGTGATGCCTCTTTGTTAGGATCGGATCTCATATTGGTCGTGTCCAGTGATGCCTCTTTGTTAGGATCGGATCTCATATTGGTCGTGTCCAGTGATGCCTCTTTGTTAGGATCGGATCTCATATTGGTCGTGGCCAGTGATGCCTCTTTGTTAGGATCGGATCTCATATTGGTCGTGTCCAGTGATGCCTCTTTGTTAGGATCGGATCTCATATTGGTCGTGGCCAGTGATGCCTCTTTGTTAGGATCGGATCTCATATTGGTCGTAGCCAGTGATGCCTCTTTGTTAGGATCGGATCTCATATTGGTCGTGTCCAGTGATGCCTCTTTGTTAGGATCGGATCTCATATTGGTCGTGGCCAGTGATGCCTCTTTGTTAGGATCGGATCTCATATTGGTCGTGTCCAGTGATGCCTCTTTGTTAGGATCGGATCTCATATTGGTCGTGTCCAGTGATGCCTCTTTGTTAGGATCGGATCTCATATTGGTCGTGGCCAGTGATGCCTCTTTGTTAGGATCGGATCTCATATTGGTCGTGGCCAGTGATGCCTCTTTGTTAGGATCGGATCTCATATTGGTCGTGGCCAGTGATGCCTCTTTGTTAGGATCGGATCTCATATTGGTCGTGTCCAGTGATGCCTCTTTGTTAGGATTGGATCTCATATTGGTCGTGGCCAGTGATGCCTCTTTGTTAGGATCGGATCTCATATTGGTCGTGGCCAGTGATGCCTCTTTTTTTAGGATCGGATCTCATATTGGTCGTGTCCAGTGATGCCTCTTTGTTAGGATCGGATCTCATATTGGTCGTGGCCAGTGATGCCTCTTTTTTTAGGATCGGATCTCATATTGGTCGTGGCCAGTGATGCCTCTTTGTTAGGATCGGATCTCATATTGGTCGTGTCCAGTGATGCCTCTTTGTTAGGATCGGATCTCATATTGGTCGTGTCCAGTGATGCCTCTTTGTTAGGATCGGATCTCATATTGGTCGTGTCCAGTGATGCCTCTTTGTTAGGATCGGATCTCATATTGGTCGTGGCCAGTGATGCCTCTTTGTTAGGATCGGATCTCATATTGGTCGTGTCCAGTGATGCCTCTTTGTTAGGATCGGATCTCATATTGGTCGTGGCCAGTGATGCCTCTTTGTTAGGATCGGATACCATTTCATTTGGACGCAATGTTCAGGGGAAGTCTCAACATTGACAAGCTCTACATTGAcatgtttaatttattaaaacgtcataaaacaaattataacatgAAATTGTGTTAACATCTGAACCGGTTTGGTCAGATCTAGCCCAGATAGTATCATCGATTGGCCCAGACCAAGCCAGGGCTTGTGACCTCTGAAGGGCCAGATTGTCATGGTTAGCTCGGACgtatatgtttttattattggaATTGTTAACCCGTAAAACTTGCCCGTACAATGCGTCTTTAATAGACCAAGCATTGTAAAACAAGCACATTAATTTGATCGGCAGCCATTTTAAGATTTAATGTGGCTCTCTATACCAAATGATCAAATTtggttttttaatcattttattAGGTTCAAATATTTGATCCTGAAAACATGGGTATAGGCACCAACACCAAGTTTCTGTGAGGCTCGTAGACCGACATAATTATGGGCAAAAATGCTTTTGATTGGAGGCCATTTTGCAATTCAAAATTGCCGCCTTAAccaaatgagttttttttttcttattgggTTCATTGACCCTGAAAACACAAGTATTTTTTAGACACTAACACCAAGTCTCAATGACTCTCACATATCGAGAAATAAGACACAACCGAATATATGGAgttcaaacctgtgaaagtttgcctaaatcaaattatttgtcaTCCACACATTATTCTTTATTTTGGATGTAAGAACCGAAACCAAGCcgttgtgtcccccaccctcctaGGTTTTTACATACAAattgatttaaagacaatggacactattggtaattgtcaaagaccagtcttctcatttggtgtatctcaacatatgcataacattacaaacctgtgaaaatttgagctcgattggtcgtcaaagttgcggcACGGCCCTGTTTTGGTAAAACGATgtagctaaaaaaaaacaatttcaagaaaatagGTTTCAAGTTGAAATAATTGcctttttatttcagaatattggattgtcattttttaaagtttttcacTAAtctaacaattaaaaataagttTCCATATTTTATTATAAGTTTTTGAACATTATTGAAGGAACTGTGACAGTTTATTCAAAGATACATCATTTCACCGAAATAATGTACCCTCACAGGAAAGCGTATCTCGTCAAACTGATGCATAACAATGGTACACTGAAAAGCCTTTGGAATGTTGATTAATTTGCTAAAATGGTGTATGTCAGAGAGATACAccattttaccatatttttagTTTGTAAAATAAGTGTAAGTGTGACATACAtctttttagctgttccgatccagtcggaacagctattgttttcgtcgagatttttattatttttattattattagctgttccgatccagtcggaacagctattgttttcgtcgagatttttattatttttattattattattattctttgtttctccctaaatcccatagtgtttgtacacgtttttgtggcagcctaatctcctaaaccataatacgaaagagtgagcttattataccaaattgaagcttagaacataagcttaattcttatcgtaaaacatgtaaaaaaaattaatttataagccttaattaagcttgtgaatatttaattagcaaacctagttaacaccatatctcaaaaattagaccgccgatcctgaaacttttttcagctatacactagtcaggtcctgttaatttgatttccgacataaaattctggacgacgtcaccatgacgtcatgtaatgcacgttttgtgtctgtgcacaaacacaatggctcttcaaatctatactttaaactggtcaaaaacacaataacatctacataatttatttgttagtttcctaaatattatattatgtgtagaaaaatacactgattctaataagaattgtttcagtccataaaagcaatcaatgttcgtctagtaattaattaatcaattagaatcttggcatcatggatacaacgtagtacttcataaattgggtgcagtcactttcattgcaacaTTTAGACATTTCTATGGTTCTTGTAACACACTGCgaacctgtatgggttgaggactctcggggagagtctgagaagacgatgtcgtgatgtttgcatctttaatttgtttttgaaaaatggcaactagtaactatttaaccacatgaccctcatttgcatattcaatcagaaaatctttgcagcaccatatctcaagaagtatacagccgattttaagactgtttgttgctaaagactctttggggattggagattaattttgaaaaatcgtgacctcaagttgacccctacttccgggtcgaccggaagtgggaccatatctcaagaactatacaacagattataaaacttttttcagttataaactccttggacattcaagattagtttgaaacacatttgaccccatgttgacctttacttccgggtcgaccggaagtgggcccatatctcaagaagtacaaagccaatgttcaaacttcagttatagactctaaggcaataaatattaacttttgaaaactgtgaccctatgttgacctctacttctggttctaccggaagtgggactatatatcaagatcttcacaaccgattgctttaactttttcagttatagactccttggcattgcagattagtctttggtagctgtgggcccattttgacctttacttgcgggtcaaccaggaagtgtgacctaataccaagacctacacaacttttttgaaacttttttttccagttatatattccttgggcaatgaagcacataatccaagcaaaacaacacggaacagcttcgtgtttgttcacaaacacttaatgtctagttattattattattattctttgtttctccctaaggcgccttgtcaaaacgtccaagctgatccattccgcgtgcattctgcgggagtccgcggatttttgtaacaaaagaacccgtagcaaccgggaaggtccacggccacgacggctcatttacatgtcaataaacatgaatattccggcgGCTCTGCGGAGCGACCGGTCAGCTATTGTGAAGCCAAGCTTATTTAAATATCAATAAGCATGATCATACGGCGGCTCCGCGGACCGGCTGCcggcggaaccgcggaggaacCCAGGTggtgaacaatggctttaccttTGCATGGCAAAAGCAAACTAAGGGTGTGTAAAGCCATTTTCTCGTACGAGTGATTTTTAAGGCTTGGTTACATGACCGAAACATGTGAATTGTAGAAATGGTTTGTTTAGGCAGGTCTATGGACcacattaattattttgcttttgtttctcctagcccatctggaagtatttgttgtattttcatcTAATGTTGAAATGGCagaataagtaataataataataaataatcttagtaataataataataataataatttccatATTTTGGAGCAAGGTCAAAACATCCTTTCTCTGTGACTACCACGCCGTTTCATAGTGTTTCGCTATAATAGAAAACCTGACTTCCCAAACAATGCATCGTAGCCTCCCCCATACCCATGTATCGATCACTGTATCAATGACCCATCCACAACGTATTATGCAAAACTACCGCTAAACTGCAGTTCAtcctaaataaaatttaaacaccAAACAATTACATGATGGTCCAACGTGTGTAatgcacaaattaatgttttaattcgGCCTCTGGCCGCGAAAACCTTTTATtgtgaataaaccattaaaatGATCGGAATTGGCAGCCAGTgcaaacttgtttttacaaaattaaacttttatTAACTAGGGTGGCAAATATTTTACATCgaatcaaacttgtttttttttatagtaaggGATTTATTTGGTGATGACGTACTCATAAAGTGATTAACATTTTGAGTTGTTTAGCCGGGACTCAACATATTgtgccttttcaaaaatacaAGCCTCGTGAATGCCTGTTTGATGCCTGTTGAATGCCTCTGGAATGTTGAGGTTCAAAGTCGCCGATTTGGTTGACTATAATGTCTAAACATGTAGCTGGCGATTATCACGTGAGCAGGATGGTCGGCTGGCACTACCAACGTGCGTGGTGCAATGATCTTGTCGGTGCagcctgtccgcttccaggacGATGGTACTCACTAGTTGAAAATGTACCATTCTGGgagagcacggccggtccgcgtccaagccgctgatattcatgacctgaaaatacaacttgtttattcatgagacttattgttataccaacaatagcgcccggcatggatagctcattaacttcgccgcgcttcaacgcacatggccgttcttccgcggactgtccgaggtccttagcaacggcggtatttgctgtccagtccgcagactgtcagcggaggaacgtccgggacgttttgacaaggcgcctaaatcccatagtgtttgtacacgtttttgcggcagcctaatctcctaaaccataatacgaaagagtaagtttattataccaaattgaagcttagaacataagcttaattcttatcgtaaaaaatgtaaaaaattttaattaataagccttaattaagcttgtgaatatttaattagcaaacctagttaacaccatatctcaaaaattagaccgccgatcctgaaacttttttcagctatacactagtcaggtcctgttgatgtgatttccgacataaaattctggacgacgtcaccatgacgtcatgtaatgcacgttttgtgtctgtgcacaaacacaatggctcttcaaatctatactttaaactggtcaaaaacacaataacttctaaataatttatttgttagtttcctaaatatcatattatgtgtagaaaaatacactgattctaataagatttgtttcagtccataaaagcaatcaatgttcgtctattaattaattaatcaattagaatcttggcatcatgggtacaacgtagtacttcataaattgggtgcagtcactttcattgcaatgtttaaacatctctatgatgggttgaggactcttggggagagtctgagaagacgatgtcgtgatgtttgcatctttaatttgtttttgaaaaatggcaactagtaactaattaaccacatgaccctcatttgcatattcaatcagaaaatctttgcagcaccatatctcaagaagtatacagccgattttaagactgtttgttgctaaagactctttggggattggagattaattttgaaaaatcgtgacctcaagttgacctctacttccgggtcaaccggaagtgggaccatatctcaagaactatacaacagattataaaacttttttcagttataaactccttaggcataaaatataacttttgacaaaccgtgacctcaagttggcctctacttccgggtcaaccggaagtgggaccatatctcatgaaatatacaaccgattttcaaacttttttcagttatagactccttggacattcaagattagtttgaaacacatttgaccccatattgacctttacttccgggtcgaccggaagtgggccaatatctcaagaagtacaaagccaatgttcaaacttcagttatagactctaaggcaataaatattaactttgaaaaactgtgaccctatgttgacctctacttctgggcaaccggaagtgggactatatatcaagatcttcacaaccgattgcttaaactttttcagttatagactccttggcattgcagattagtctttggtagctgtgggcccattttgacctttacttgtgggtcaaccgggaagtgtgacctaataccaagagctacacaacttttttgaaactttttttccagttatatattccttgggcaatgaagcacataatcaaagcaaaacatcacggaacagcttcgtgtttgttcacaaacacttaatgtctagtttgtGAATTAAAGTCACAAACTTTGAGTTGTACAGTTCAACATACAGTTTGTATCTTCTGAACCACTCATCGGTTGACGATAAGATTTTCAGAATcggaaagagcgccctcactttaCTGTGAGATGGCTTTatctcaaaatttcaaaaaaatgactTACATCGTTTCAccactatgaaagaaaaaaaaacacccttatcacacaaagttgtgtgcgttcagatgcttgattacgagacctcaaattttaaacttgaggtctcgaaatcaaattcgtggaaaattacttcttactcgaaaactacgtcacttcagagggggctgtttctcacaaagttttatactatcaacctctccccattactcattaccaagtgaggttttatgctgataattattttgaataattaccaatagtgtccaccttTAATATTAGTTCACTCTATATGGAATGTTTCACAAAGACAAATTGTTTGTGAACTACATTTTATAATAGCGAAATAATCAGCAGCAAGCTGTCAGACTGGACATTAAGCATCTGCCCTGTACAATACCTTAACTATAGTTTACACATTGTTAAAATATTGGTTTTACTGTCACGGCCACAACGACAAAGCTTTATCGTACACTTGCCCGTTGTACCCTTTTTAGACTTTACTCAAGTCCCAATACAGTGATAATCCTTTTGTTTTTTAGTCCCATCGCCTGACGCAAGAAAACTGTTGCGCTGCAGCCATCCCCAACCTCTGTGTTTCCTAGTTGGCACAATAATTATGCgttagggacctctcgcacgagaactgggcttgaatcaagtctatcataCCCTTGGCCAACATGAACATCAACTCGGCGGCTTATTAAACTCTTTAATGATACATCAAAGCCGCGAGGTCACTTGATCATTCGAGATTAAGCCTACATGATTGTCAGTTTAATGAACAAAGAATACCCACATATAAGCCTATAGACCGTATgaattgacgtcatccagccgccatcttagtagccttgtccaaggctctctACGCGCAAGCACCGGCGCGCTCTGACTTCACGAAATGCACAGATACTATACGAGGCTCTGATCCGGCCTCGTTTTGTAACCTCGTTGAAACCTCGaaagccatgcttcgaccccgcgGTATCAAGGGTGCCCTGCGGTATAGTATCGTGAagtcagagcgggccggtgcttgcgtaaagagccttggacaaggctaccATCTTAgagaaaaacggtgacgaaacaattgagacgcacagatttgtacgcgcggcgcacagtattggccaatgaacaacctccttttgacctctaggtgagggcgcccaactgaaatgacgtcatatgcataaggtctataagcCATTGTGAAATCATTTTAATTATGGTGGACATAATCAATACTATTttagtttgggtaaatttgtctgtgtaCACCCCCATCCATTCAATGCACTGCTATTGTATCCACTTAAAACTATCACATACCACAATAAAGGCAGATAGCCTGACATGTTGTGAAAAGGTTTTATTTTGTGGAGATACTTAGCCtagtataaaaacaaatgtttagtATTACCCTAAcacggtaagtctgctgccaccaagtgtcacCAAAAGTCATCCATTCGAGCGACAGAGAAGTtggacttttgtttttattcgcaaggataaagacacgTATTTGTTTTAcggaaccagtgatttcattggataaaccaACAGTGACGTAAAGCTTTCTTTAACGTGGTGGGTTTTATTCACGACCGGGTCTCGAACCCACTTCTGCTGATCAAACCGCTAGGCCATAACTTGCCAAGCGTGATACAAGTTGGTGTTTGTCTATGTGCTACCGATTAACGCCATGGGTTGGATGACTATctgtagggtttgaaactttgcatggtggaaataagatatagaagagtttgcggtaacaccatgtaataactatctctaaatgagttggggtggttctgaaaagaaccgttggattaacccGACgtttctg encodes:
- the LOC117305423 gene encoding uncharacterized protein LOC117305423, with the translated sequence MVSDPNKEASLATTNMRSDPNKEASLDTTNMRSDPNKEASLATTNMRSDPNKEASLDTTNMRSDPNKEASLDTTNMRSDPNKEASLDTTNMRSDPNKEASLATTNMRSDPKKRGITGHDQYEIRS